In Aureibaculum algae, the following are encoded in one genomic region:
- the hpf gene encoding ribosome hibernation-promoting factor, HPF/YfiA family yields MEIIIQFVKMPTSETMETFVTERLEKLEKKYDWIIKADVSYKLENDPTGKGKICDIRLSLPGPLIFATSDENSWEAATDATIRDIEKQLQKRKASMKTHS; encoded by the coding sequence ATGGAAATAATTATTCAATTCGTAAAAATGCCTACAAGTGAGACGATGGAAACGTTTGTTACAGAACGTTTAGAAAAATTAGAAAAAAAATATGATTGGATTATTAAAGCAGATGTATCTTATAAATTAGAAAATGACCCTACAGGAAAGGGTAAAATATGTGATATTAGGTTAAGCTTACCTGGACCTTTAATTTTTGCAACTTCTGATGAAAACAGTTGGGAAGCTGCTACAGATGCAACAATAAGAGATATAGAAAAGCAATTACAAAAACGGAAGGCGTCCATGAAAACACATTCTTAA